A stretch of Dyella sp. BiH032 DNA encodes these proteins:
- a CDS encoding 3-hydroxybutyrate dehydrogenase, whose translation MAASLEGKVALITGAASGLGKAIAELYAKHGAAVAIADINQQAADAAAADINAAGGKAIGIAMDVTDEAAVNAGTDKAVEAFGALDILISNAGVQIINPIDQFAFADWKKMLAIHLDGGFLTTKAALKHMYKGDRGGIVIYMGSVHSHEASKLKSAYVTAKHGLLGLARTLAKEGAAHNVRSHVICPGFVRTPLVEKQIPEQAKELGITEEQVIKNVMLKDTVDGTFTTVEDIAETALYLAAFPSAALTGQSIVVSHGWYMQ comes from the coding sequence ATGGCAGCAAGTCTCGAAGGCAAGGTCGCGCTGATCACCGGCGCTGCGAGCGGCCTGGGCAAGGCGATCGCCGAGCTTTACGCGAAGCATGGCGCCGCCGTGGCGATCGCGGACATCAACCAGCAGGCCGCCGATGCGGCTGCCGCGGACATCAACGCCGCCGGCGGCAAGGCCATCGGCATCGCGATGGACGTCACCGACGAGGCTGCGGTGAATGCCGGCACCGACAAGGCGGTCGAGGCTTTCGGCGCGCTGGATATCCTGATCTCTAACGCCGGCGTGCAGATCATCAATCCGATCGACCAGTTCGCCTTTGCCGACTGGAAGAAGATGCTGGCGATCCATCTCGACGGCGGCTTCCTCACCACCAAGGCCGCGCTCAAGCACATGTACAAGGGCGACCGCGGCGGCATCGTCATCTACATGGGCTCGGTGCATTCGCACGAGGCGTCCAAGCTCAAGTCGGCTTATGTCACCGCCAAGCACGGCCTGCTCGGCTTGGCGCGCACGCTGGCGAAGGAAGGCGCAGCCCACAATGTGCGCTCGCACGTGATCTGCCCGGGCTTCGTGCGCACCCCCCTGGTGGAAAAGCAGATTCCGGAACAGGCCAAGGAACTGGGCATCACCGAGGAACAGGTGATCAAGAACGTGATGCTCAAGGACACGGTGGACGGCACCTTCACCACGGTGGAAGACATCGCCGAGACGGCGCTGTACCTGGCCGCGTTCCCGTCGGCGGCGCTCACCGGGCAGTCGATCGTGGTGAGCCACGGCTGGTACATGCAGTAA
- the speA gene encoding biosynthetic arginine decarboxylase — protein MSKHWNIDAARHTYAVPHWGDGYVDVDANGHIVMRPRGAGGPALSLPEIVERARAEGLRLPLLVRFPDILADRLARLQGAFAKAIGEWNYAGGYTAVYPIKVNQQRGVAGELVAAGEHGFGLEAGSKPELMAVLAMARPGSIVVCNGYKDREYVRLALIGRKLGLRVHIVIEKLAELDHVFAEAKALGVEPLLGVRVRLASIGAGKWQNTGGDKGKFGLSPNQVLTLVRRLDEAGLKHTLKLQHFHMGSQISNVRDIAAGMREATRYYVELIRMGVPLEIVDVGGGLGVDYEGSRSRSHNSINYSMEQYAATIVQSLAEAVAEEGLAAPHIVTEAGRAMTAHHAVMVVNVTEVEEVPAGAMPAPREDEPAVLRRLRETYEELDARPALELFHEAQHHLAEGQTLYALGQLALEDRARLDEMYYAIANAVRLRLLPAERSHRQALDELDEKLVDKYFVNFSVFESVPDIWAIEQIFPIAPIARLDEAPTRRGVIVDLTCDSDGRIDHYVDAEGVDVSLPLHALREGESYRLGIFMVGAYQETLGDIHNLFGDTDAVNVRVEGDSYVFAHRRRGDTTDLMLDYVGYDLEALRRSYRERIAAAGVEGAQAEQLFVTLNDGLTGYTYLSEGEH, from the coding sequence ATGTCGAAGCACTGGAACATCGACGCCGCCCGTCACACCTACGCCGTCCCGCACTGGGGCGACGGCTACGTCGACGTCGATGCCAACGGCCACATCGTGATGCGCCCGCGCGGCGCCGGCGGCCCGGCCCTGTCGCTGCCGGAGATCGTCGAGCGCGCCCGCGCCGAAGGCCTGCGCCTGCCGCTGCTGGTGCGCTTTCCCGACATCCTGGCCGACCGCCTGGCGCGCCTGCAGGGCGCGTTCGCCAAAGCCATCGGCGAATGGAACTATGCGGGCGGCTATACGGCGGTCTATCCGATCAAGGTCAACCAGCAGCGTGGCGTAGCCGGCGAGCTGGTGGCCGCGGGCGAGCACGGCTTCGGCCTGGAAGCCGGCTCCAAGCCCGAGCTGATGGCCGTGCTGGCCATGGCCCGGCCCGGGTCCATCGTCGTGTGCAACGGCTACAAGGACCGCGAATACGTGCGGCTGGCGCTGATCGGCCGCAAGCTCGGCCTGCGCGTGCACATCGTGATCGAGAAGCTCGCCGAGCTGGACCACGTGTTCGCCGAGGCGAAGGCGCTGGGCGTGGAGCCGCTGCTCGGCGTGCGCGTGCGTCTGGCCTCGATCGGCGCCGGCAAGTGGCAGAACACCGGTGGCGACAAGGGCAAGTTCGGCCTGTCGCCGAACCAAGTGCTGACCCTGGTGCGCCGCCTGGACGAGGCGGGCCTCAAGCACACCCTGAAGCTGCAGCATTTCCACATGGGTTCGCAGATCTCCAACGTGCGCGACATCGCCGCGGGCATGCGCGAAGCCACGCGCTACTACGTGGAGCTGATCCGCATGGGCGTGCCGCTGGAGATTGTCGACGTCGGCGGCGGCCTGGGTGTGGATTACGAGGGCTCGCGCTCGCGCAGCCACAATTCGATCAACTACTCGATGGAGCAGTACGCCGCGACCATCGTGCAATCGCTGGCCGAGGCCGTGGCCGAGGAAGGTCTGGCCGCACCGCACATCGTCACCGAGGCCGGCCGCGCGATGACTGCGCATCACGCGGTGATGGTGGTCAACGTGACCGAGGTGGAAGAAGTCCCGGCCGGCGCGATGCCTGCGCCGCGCGAGGACGAACCGGCGGTGCTGCGCCGCCTGCGCGAGACTTACGAGGAGCTGGACGCCCGCCCTGCGCTGGAGCTGTTCCACGAGGCTCAGCACCATCTGGCCGAAGGGCAGACCTTGTACGCGCTGGGCCAGCTGGCGCTGGAGGACCGCGCGCGCCTGGACGAGATGTACTACGCCATCGCCAACGCGGTGCGTCTGCGGTTGCTGCCGGCCGAGCGCTCGCACCGCCAGGCACTGGACGAGCTGGACGAGAAGCTGGTGGACAAGTACTTCGTCAACTTCTCGGTGTTCGAGTCGGTGCCGGACATCTGGGCGATCGAGCAGATCTTCCCGATCGCCCCGATCGCCCGCCTGGACGAAGCGCCCACTCGCCGCGGCGTGATCGTCGACCTCACCTGCGATTCCGATGGCCGCATCGATCATTACGTCGATGCCGAAGGCGTAGACGTGAGCCTGCCGCTGCATGCCCTGCGCGAGGGGGAAAGTTATCGCCTGGGTATTTTCATGGTGGGCGCGTACCAGGAGACGCTGGGCGACATCCACAACCTGTTCGGCGATACGGACGCCGTGAACGTGCGCGTGGAAGGCGACTCGTATGTTTTTGCGCATCGCCGCCGTGGCGACACGACCGACCTGATGCTCGACTATGTGGGCTACGATCTGGAAGCGTTGCGCCGCAGTTATCGCGAGCGCATCGCGGCCGCCGGCGTGGAAGGTGCGCAGGCCGAGCAGTTGTTTGTCACATTGAACGACGGTTTGACCGGCTATACCTACCTGTCGGAAGGCGAGCACTGA
- the speE gene encoding polyamine aminopropyltransferase produces MSQPSWFTEAHQASGSSIGYRVEKLLHAEKTPFQTIEIYQTTDWGNLMVIDGCVMLTSRDNFLYHEMMTHPALFTHARAKRVVIIGGGDCGTLREVLKHEEVESAVQVEIDERVTRLAEQYFPELCEANNDPRAELLFIDGIKYMAEAEPESLDLVIVDSTDPVGPAEGLFNAAFYASCYKALRHGGILVQQSESPLAHIELIKSMRAAMRTAGFSAVKTLPFPQPCYPTGWWSCTMVRKGGDLAGFRERGALSKNFPTRYYNAEIHKGALAMPEFMKEALGE; encoded by the coding sequence ATGTCGCAGCCCAGCTGGTTCACCGAGGCCCACCAGGCCTCCGGCTCCTCCATCGGTTATCGCGTGGAGAAGCTGCTTCATGCCGAGAAGACCCCGTTCCAGACCATCGAGATCTACCAGACCACCGACTGGGGCAACCTGATGGTGATCGACGGCTGCGTGATGCTCACCAGCCGCGACAACTTCCTTTACCACGAGATGATGACCCACCCGGCGCTGTTCACCCATGCGCGCGCCAAGCGCGTGGTGATCATCGGCGGCGGCGATTGCGGCACCCTGCGCGAAGTGCTCAAGCACGAGGAAGTGGAGTCGGCCGTGCAGGTGGAGATCGACGAGCGCGTCACGCGCCTGGCCGAGCAGTACTTCCCGGAGCTGTGCGAGGCCAACAACGACCCGCGCGCCGAGCTGCTGTTCATCGACGGCATCAAGTACATGGCCGAAGCCGAGCCGGAATCGCTGGACCTGGTGATCGTCGATTCGACCGATCCGGTCGGCCCGGCCGAAGGCCTGTTCAATGCCGCCTTCTACGCCAGCTGCTACAAGGCCCTGCGCCACGGCGGCATCCTGGTGCAGCAGAGCGAATCGCCGCTGGCGCACATCGAGCTGATCAAGTCCATGCGCGCCGCCATGCGCACGGCCGGCTTCAGCGCGGTGAAGACCCTGCCGTTCCCGCAGCCCTGCTATCCCACCGGCTGGTGGAGCTGCACCATGGTGCGCAAGGGTGGCGACCTGGCCGGCTTCCGCGAGCGCGGCGCGCTCAGCAAGAACTTCCCCACCCGCTACTACAACGCCGAGATCCACAAGGGCGCGCTGGCGATGCCGGAGTTCATGAAGGAAGCGCTGGGCGAGTAA
- a CDS encoding ParA family protein: MLTVLVASSKGGCGKSTLVTQLASHWAQDGKHTAIVDADRQGSSFRWAARRAENNVPGVLAVEGGRKALDKLPEDTQRTLVDTPAGSHERELEPYLEQASVLLVPVLPSTFDLDATLDFLQHLQQIPRIKRGKLPVGLVGNRLKPWTRASQDAMEQVAAQSPFPLVAELRDSQAYVLLTALGKGIFDYGSEQVRGHQEDWKQLLRWIKRQH, encoded by the coding sequence ATGCTGACAGTGCTGGTGGCAAGCAGCAAAGGCGGTTGCGGCAAAAGCACGCTGGTGACCCAGCTGGCTTCGCACTGGGCGCAGGACGGGAAGCACACGGCGATCGTGGATGCCGACCGGCAGGGTTCCAGTTTCCGCTGGGCGGCGCGGCGCGCCGAGAACAACGTTCCCGGCGTGCTTGCCGTGGAAGGCGGGCGCAAGGCGCTGGATAAACTTCCCGAGGACACGCAACGCACCCTCGTCGACACGCCGGCCGGTTCGCACGAGCGCGAACTGGAACCCTACCTGGAACAGGCCAGCGTGCTCCTCGTGCCGGTGCTGCCCTCGACCTTCGACCTCGACGCCACGCTCGATTTCCTCCAGCACCTCCAGCAGATCCCGCGCATCAAGCGCGGCAAGCTGCCGGTGGGCCTGGTGGGCAACCGCCTCAAGCCGTGGACCCGCGCCAGCCAGGACGCCATGGAACAGGTCGCCGCCCAGTCGCCCTTCCCGCTGGTCGCGGAACTGCGCGACAGCCAGGCCTACGTGCTGCTGACCGCGCTCGGCAAAGGCATCTTTGACTACGGCTCCGAGCAGGTGCGCGGCCACCAGGAGGACTGGAAACAGCTCCTGCGCTGGATCAAACGCCAGCATTGA
- a CDS encoding histidine phosphatase family protein has translation MRELILLRHAEAQPAQPGGDDLGRRLSGRGEQEARAAGRWLEQWLKKHGQQRPGRVLCSPSERTRATAALALAEVQGAPEPELCEDIYEATQGELLALLDDHGDVDSVLLVGHNPGIERLVALLAEGRSDEYRGVPPAGIAVFHSDEGFEPGHARLEAFWSP, from the coding sequence ATGCGAGAACTCATCCTGTTGCGCCACGCCGAAGCCCAGCCCGCACAGCCTGGCGGAGACGACCTGGGCCGCCGCCTGAGCGGACGTGGCGAGCAGGAAGCCCGCGCGGCGGGCCGGTGGCTCGAGCAATGGCTGAAGAAGCACGGCCAGCAGCGGCCGGGCCGCGTGCTCTGCTCGCCGTCCGAGCGCACCCGCGCAACCGCGGCGCTGGCCCTGGCCGAGGTGCAGGGCGCGCCGGAACCCGAGCTCTGCGAAGACATCTACGAAGCCACCCAAGGCGAGCTGCTCGCCCTGCTCGACGATCACGGCGACGTCGACTCGGTCCTGCTGGTCGGCCACAACCCTGGCATCGAGCGCCTGGTCGCGCTGCTGGCCGAGGGACGCTCCGACGAATACCGCGGCGTGCCGCCCGCCGGCATCGCGGTGTTCCACTCGGACGAGGGCTTCGAACCGGGCCATGCCCGCCTGGAAGCCTTCTGGTCGCCGTGA
- a CDS encoding YceI family protein: MNRRRRRWLAQRVAAPLVLALASPSALHAADYRIDPARSHAEFGVRLFWLSQVTGSFERIEGEVTLSARRDVAVVDAHIAVDSIRMGSERFRRWVMAPEFFDAEHYPTIHFVSEPVPVASLENGGELYGRLTLRGVSRPAHFELLPSPCPLDSPRECRIEVRGDIQRSDFGMTGHRTALSDQVRLGLVIAIDRAAP, from the coding sequence GTGAATCGCAGACGACGACGCTGGCTCGCACAGCGCGTCGCGGCTCCGCTGGTTCTTGCCCTCGCCTCGCCCTCCGCGCTCCACGCCGCCGATTACCGCATCGACCCCGCGCGTTCGCACGCGGAGTTCGGCGTGCGCCTGTTCTGGCTGAGCCAGGTCACCGGCAGCTTCGAACGCATCGAGGGCGAGGTCACCCTGAGCGCGCGCCGCGACGTCGCGGTGGTCGACGCGCACATCGCGGTCGACAGCATCCGCATGGGGTCCGAGCGGTTCCGCCGCTGGGTCATGGCGCCGGAGTTCTTCGACGCGGAGCATTACCCGACGATCCATTTCGTCTCCGAACCGGTGCCGGTCGCCTCGCTGGAGAACGGCGGCGAGCTCTACGGCAGGCTCACGCTGCGCGGCGTCTCGCGCCCGGCCCACTTCGAGTTGCTGCCCTCGCCCTGCCCGCTGGACTCGCCGCGCGAATGCCGCATCGAGGTGCGCGGCGACATCCAGCGCAGCGACTTCGGCATGACCGGGCACCGTACGGCGCTGTCCGACCAGGTCCGCCTGGGCCTGGTCATCGCCATCGACCGCGCCGCGCCATGA
- a CDS encoding phospholipase D family protein yields the protein MTSRWTCVLLLLLASALLPGCTMSPAQIRRADALVTAQTDHRVDCATADHCAQPSPLLDAAEAALGASTAEHPVHMVTLLNDSEPAMVARINLIRAAKRSIDIQTYIWDQDDAGQLVLDELVRAARRGVKVRILADQLFSFNDVNWLTRLARAHANLEIRLYNPTFRESETSPLEFAAGIVCCFHTLNQRMHNKILLVDDAIGITGGRNYQDRYFDWDNDFDYVDRDVMVGGPAAREMSESFERFWKHKRSVPLPHLRDIYRMLVNSPPAPWREPVYLHPERVARVQDEAEDPDWLDEYLIDPSLRTTSPVEFFSDLPAKTEQPREREAREFTANVMRMVGSAKAEVVLQTPYLVMSKRARKIFERLHGQEEPPRIVVSTNSLASTDAFAVYAMSYKHRKRYLTEYGFEIYEMKPRALGPAQDNAYASADDGPSGEKPVSKRRFVGTEGRGVLLGRGGKRNRPAPLISPGRRFGLHAKSIVVDDRFAMVGSHNFDPRSDHYNTEAGVIVYDRAFAQQLRTAIMRETQPENAWVIAPRQRSIPLLSDLNAAIGDLSASLPLFDFWPYRYATSYELKEGCTPMRPSDPDFFSCYQPVGDFPEVAISPKLIYTRLITAFGSGANGIL from the coding sequence ATGACTTCGCGCTGGACGTGCGTCCTACTCCTGCTTCTCGCCTCCGCCCTGCTGCCCGGCTGCACGATGTCGCCGGCGCAGATCCGCCGTGCCGACGCCCTGGTGACGGCGCAGACCGATCATCGGGTCGATTGCGCGACCGCAGACCATTGCGCGCAGCCGTCACCCCTGCTGGATGCCGCCGAAGCCGCCCTCGGCGCGTCCACCGCGGAACATCCCGTCCACATGGTCACGCTGCTCAACGACAGCGAGCCGGCCATGGTGGCGCGCATCAACCTGATCCGCGCGGCGAAACGCTCGATCGACATCCAGACCTACATCTGGGACCAGGACGACGCCGGCCAGCTGGTGCTCGACGAACTGGTGCGCGCCGCACGGCGCGGCGTCAAGGTACGCATCCTGGCGGACCAGCTGTTCTCCTTCAACGACGTGAACTGGCTCACTCGCCTGGCGCGCGCGCACGCCAACCTCGAGATTCGTCTCTACAACCCGACCTTCCGCGAATCGGAAACCTCGCCGCTGGAATTCGCCGCCGGCATCGTGTGCTGCTTCCACACGCTGAACCAGCGCATGCACAACAAGATCCTGCTGGTCGACGACGCCATCGGCATTACCGGCGGACGCAACTACCAGGACCGCTACTTCGACTGGGACAACGACTTCGACTACGTCGACCGCGACGTGATGGTCGGCGGCCCCGCCGCGCGCGAGATGAGCGAAAGCTTCGAGCGGTTCTGGAAGCACAAGCGCTCCGTGCCGTTGCCGCACCTGCGCGACATCTACCGAATGCTGGTCAATTCGCCGCCGGCGCCCTGGCGCGAGCCGGTCTACCTGCACCCCGAGCGCGTCGCGCGCGTGCAGGACGAAGCGGAAGATCCCGATTGGCTGGACGAATACCTGATCGACCCTTCGTTGCGCACCACCTCGCCGGTGGAGTTCTTCAGCGATCTGCCCGCCAAGACCGAACAACCGCGGGAACGCGAGGCACGCGAATTCACCGCCAACGTGATGCGCATGGTGGGCTCGGCCAAGGCGGAAGTGGTGCTGCAGACGCCCTACCTGGTGATGAGCAAGCGCGCCCGGAAGATCTTCGAGCGCCTGCACGGGCAGGAAGAACCGCCGCGGATCGTCGTGTCGACCAATTCTTTGGCGTCCACCGATGCGTTTGCCGTGTACGCGATGTCGTACAAGCACCGCAAGCGCTACCTCACCGAGTACGGCTTCGAAATCTACGAGATGAAACCGCGCGCGCTGGGTCCGGCGCAGGACAACGCCTACGCCAGCGCGGACGATGGCCCCAGCGGCGAGAAACCGGTGAGCAAACGCCGCTTCGTCGGCACCGAGGGTCGCGGTGTATTGCTGGGCCGCGGCGGCAAGCGCAACCGTCCTGCGCCCCTGATCAGTCCCGGCCGGCGCTTCGGCCTGCATGCCAAATCGATCGTGGTGGACGACCGCTTCGCCATGGTCGGCTCGCACAACTTCGACCCGCGCTCGGACCACTACAACACCGAGGCAGGCGTCATCGTGTATGACCGCGCTTTCGCCCAGCAGCTGCGCACCGCGATCATGCGCGAGACCCAGCCGGAGAACGCCTGGGTGATCGCCCCGCGGCAACGCTCGATTCCCCTGCTGTCCGATCTCAACGCGGCCATCGGCGACCTGTCGGCCTCGCTGCCGCTGTTCGACTTCTGGCCGTATCGCTACGCCACCAGCTACGAACTCAAGGAAGGCTGCACGCCGATGCGGCCGAGCGACCCGGATTTCTTCAGCTGCTACCAGCCGGTGGGCGACTTCCCGGAAGTGGCCATCTCGCCCAAGCTCATCTACACGCGGTTGATCACGGCGTTCGGCTCGGGCGCGAACGGCATTCTTTGA
- a CDS encoding energy transducer TonB, with product MFRLRTTTALSLLALAVGVAGTAWLSGLTAGWAGPDRIAARSRAAAVSSPAPRAQAVKPRVPSHAVHLPPVDVARASAEPAEPATTTLTPIEMPAAPASFFSRRVVREGSVVLHLSVDGQGRVIHAVVDQSSGDPALDQEAVQTVQRWRFAVPADHPEGVSGNLPMRFATADKPV from the coding sequence ATGTTCCGCTTGCGCACCACCACTGCCTTGAGCCTGCTCGCGCTGGCGGTGGGCGTGGCGGGCACTGCCTGGCTCAGCGGGTTGACGGCGGGATGGGCGGGTCCGGACCGGATCGCGGCCCGGAGCCGGGCCGCTGCCGTGTCGTCGCCCGCCCCGCGGGCGCAAGCGGTCAAGCCTCGCGTGCCGTCGCATGCCGTCCATCTGCCGCCAGTGGACGTGGCGCGGGCATCGGCCGAGCCGGCCGAACCGGCCACGACGACGCTGACGCCGATCGAGATGCCGGCGGCGCCGGCGTCGTTCTTCAGTCGCCGGGTCGTGCGCGAGGGCAGCGTCGTGCTGCATCTGTCAGTCGATGGCCAAGGGCGGGTGATCCATGCGGTGGTGGACCAGTCCAGCGGGGATCCGGCGCTGGACCAGGAAGCGGTCCAGACCGTGCAGCGCTGGCGCTTCGCCGTACCGGCCGATCATCCCGAAGGCGTCAGCGGCAACCTGCCGATGCGCTTCGCCACCGCCGACAAGCCGGTCTGA
- a CDS encoding acetyl-CoA C-acetyltransferase: MENTPKRVGVIGGIRIPFCRNNTAYADVGNFGMSVKVLGSLVERFRLHGEELGEVAMGAVIKHSSEWNLAREAVLSSGLAPTTPGITTARACGTSLDNAIIIANKIATGQIEAGVAGGSDTTSDVPIVLGERLRKRLLAINRAKGWQDKMAAFTRGFSLKELKPAFPGVAEPRTGMSMGDHCERMAKEWHIGREAQDRLALESHQKLAAAYEAGFFEDLVVPFRGLKRDGFLRPDTTMEKLGSLKPAFDKISGHGTLTAGNSTGLSDGAAAVLLASEDWAAKRGLSVQAYFRDAEVAAVDFVHGEGLLMAPTIAVPRMLARHGLTLQDFDFYEIHEAFAAQVLCTLRAWESEEYCRSRLGLDKPLGSIDPAKLNVHGSSLAVGHPFAATGARIVATLAKLLEQKGSGRGLISICTAGGMGVTAILER; the protein is encoded by the coding sequence ATGGAAAACACCCCCAAGCGCGTCGGTGTGATCGGCGGCATCCGCATTCCCTTCTGCCGCAACAACACCGCCTATGCCGACGTCGGCAATTTCGGCATGTCGGTCAAGGTGCTGGGCTCCCTGGTCGAGCGCTTCCGCCTGCACGGCGAGGAGCTGGGCGAAGTGGCGATGGGCGCGGTGATCAAGCACTCCTCGGAGTGGAACCTGGCGCGCGAGGCGGTGCTTTCCTCCGGACTTGCGCCCACCACGCCCGGCATCACCACGGCGCGCGCCTGCGGCACCTCGCTGGACAACGCCATCATCATTGCCAACAAGATCGCCACGGGACAGATCGAGGCCGGCGTAGCCGGCGGCTCGGACACCACCAGCGACGTGCCGATCGTGCTGGGCGAGCGCTTGCGCAAGCGCCTGCTGGCGATCAACCGCGCGAAGGGCTGGCAGGACAAGATGGCCGCCTTCACCCGCGGCTTCTCCCTGAAGGAATTGAAGCCCGCGTTCCCCGGCGTGGCCGAGCCGCGCACCGGCATGTCGATGGGCGACCATTGCGAGCGCATGGCCAAGGAATGGCACATCGGCCGCGAGGCGCAGGACCGGCTGGCGCTGGAAAGCCACCAGAAGCTGGCGGCCGCGTACGAAGCCGGTTTCTTCGAGGACCTCGTGGTGCCGTTCCGCGGCCTCAAGCGCGACGGCTTCCTGCGTCCCGACACCACCATGGAAAAGCTGGGTTCGCTCAAGCCGGCGTTCGACAAGATTTCCGGCCACGGCACGCTGACCGCGGGCAACTCCACCGGCCTCTCCGACGGCGCGGCGGCGGTGCTGCTGGCCAGCGAGGATTGGGCGGCCAAGCGCGGCCTGAGCGTCCAGGCCTATTTCCGCGATGCCGAGGTGGCGGCGGTGGACTTCGTGCATGGCGAAGGCCTGCTGATGGCGCCGACGATCGCGGTGCCGCGCATGCTCGCGCGCCATGGCCTCACTCTGCAGGACTTCGACTTCTACGAGATCCACGAGGCTTTCGCCGCGCAGGTACTGTGCACGCTGCGTGCGTGGGAAAGCGAGGAGTACTGCCGCAGCCGCCTGGGGCTGGACAAACCGCTGGGCAGCATCGATCCGGCGAAGCTCAACGTGCACGGTTCCAGCCTAGCCGTGGGGCATCCGTTCGCCGCCACCGGCGCGCGTATCGTCGCCACGCTGGCCAAGCTGCTGGAGCAGAAGGGTTCGGGCCGCGGCCTGATTTCCATCTGCACCGCCGGCGGCATGGGCGTGACCGCTATCCTGGAGCGCTGA